The Saccopteryx leptura isolate mSacLep1 chromosome 2, mSacLep1_pri_phased_curated, whole genome shotgun sequence genome has a window encoding:
- the HCRT gene encoding hypocretin neuropeptide precursor, with amino-acid sequence MNPPSTKVSWVAVTLLLLLLLLPPALLSPGAAAQPLPDCCRQKTCSCRLYELLHGAGNHAAGILTLGKRRPGPPGLQGRLQRLLQANGNHAAGILTMGRRAGADPVPRLCPGRRCPTVAATSVAPGERPGV; translated from the exons ATGAACCCTCCCTCCACAAAG GTCTCCTGGGTCGCTGTGacgctgctgctgttgctgttaCTGCTGCCGCCCGCGTTGCTGTCGCCCGGGGCGGCAGCGCAGCCCCTGCCCGACTGCTGCCGCCAGAAGACGTGCTCCTGCCGCCTCTACGAGCTGCTGCATGGTGCGGGCAATCACGCAGCTGGAATCCTCACGCTAGGCAAGCGACGGCCCGGCCCCCCAGGGCTGCAGGGCCGGCTGCAGCGCCTCCTACAGGCCAATGGCAACCACGCGGCCGGTATCCTGACCATGGGCCGCCGCGCAGGCGCAGACCCAGTGCCGCGCCTCTGTCCCGGGCGTCGTTGTCCCACTGTGGCCGCCACTTCTGTTGCTCCTGGGGAGCGGCCCGGGGTCTGA